The region GTATGTATAGTTTCTTTTCTGCACTTTTTACAATATTCTTTTTTCTGACGTGTTTTTGACAATATAACCTCTTCCTCTCTTGCATTTTTAATTTTATGCTTAGTATAAGAATAACCATTGATATGGTACCTTTTGTTAATAATTTCATTTTGTATTTATAGTAATTTTTTTATAGCTTGTTGAACGTCTGTAGTTGGCTGCTGACAAGCATAATTTTCACAAATATAAATAGTTGTATTCCCAGAAATTATTTTATATTGAGAAGCAAAATCTACAAGGTCTTTAAAATCTTCGGGTTTCTCCGCTACTAATAGTGAATAATTGGGTTTGAAACTTTTCTGGAGCCCTTTAATAAGTAGAGGCTGGTTTTTATTTTTTAATTGATAAGTTAATTTTTTCTAAAAAGAGGATTGCAATAGCAATTGCAATCCTCTTCCCACATGGCAACTATATATTAGATAACAAGGAAATGAAGGAGGTATTTCGATTATTTGCGGAGAGAAATATATCCATCACTTTCTTTATTATCACAGTTCAAACACCTTTTATTCAGTCAATACTTTCCTTGTATCTATTTTCGCTTAATACAGATGATAAAAGCATACACACAAGGGAGGTGACACAATATGTCAAACAACAGTGGTAATAACAACGATTTATTAGTACGTGGTGCTGAACAAGCAATCGATCAAATGAAATATGAAATCGCTAGCGAGTTCGGTGTAAACCTAGGTGCTGAAGCGACTGCACGCGCAAACGGTTCAGTAGGTGGCGAAATCACAAAACGTCTTGTAGCAACAGCTCAACAACAATTAGCTGGTGGTTTTTCAGGACAATCAGGTACTTCTCGTTAATTTTGAGACTTACACTTAAATTTAATACCCTTTATGGCTTTAGCTGCCTGCTCTATAAGCAGGTAGCTTTTTCTACATGTGAACCTCTTTTACTTAGCTAAGGGAAATACAGTATCCTAACCTAATATAATTCAATTGGTTCGTTGAATCTGATTAGATTAACCTCTCCTTCAAATAACAGATATTTTTATGCTAAATTTGATGGTGAAGTTGAAGGGTGGCTTCTTCTTAACTCCCGTGGCGGTGAACCATTCTACATACGATAAACGAAATAAAAAAAAAGAATGACAAATGAGTTGTCATTCTTTTTCCTACACATGGCAAGGATAGTTTTCTTCGCAAGGAAATGAAACATGCAATTCCACTTTTTACAGCGTAATTTGTTTCTACTCTTTAGTATGGTCAATGGATGAGGATCTATACATCCATAATTTACCATGTATACACTTCTTGTCCAATAGGAAACTTAAGAAAAACAAGGAGGTGACACAACATGGCAAACAACAAAAGCAGCAACAACAACGAATTATTAGTATACGGTGCTGAACAAGCAATCGATCAAATGAAATATGAAATCGCTAGCGAATTTGGTGTAAACCTTGGTGCTGACACAACTGCACGTGCAAACGGATCAGTAGGTGGCGAAATCACAAAACGTCTTGTACAAATGGCTGAGCAACAACTTGGTGGTGGACGTTTCTAAGACAACTTTATAATTGATGGCTGAAGAAAGAGTGGGTATCCACTCTTTCTTTTATTATGGAAATTTTCTATTTATCATCACAAGCAGAAAGCCACATAAAGCATATATTAAACAAAAAACTGCCAAAGAAGGCAGCTCTCTGTATAACAAGGGTATTGTGACTGATGCTCTTATAGGCACCTTGAATAGTATGCGTAAAACAGTAGATTGTATTCACTGATAAAGTTACTTTTTTATATCTAGAAGAATAATAAAACATGATATGGAGACGTTAAGCATGTGCACAGTAAGAAAGGTGGCACATTATTATGAATATGTTAAGGAGGATAACAATGGGTATTTTAAGTGGAAATCCTACAGATGAACCGATGCATTATGGTGAGGTGTTTGGAACATGGTCGTTTCTTTCTGCTTCAAAAGGATTAGTAGCTGGTTATCAAACATTTCTAAATCATGTAGGAGACAAGGATCTACATAAGTTGGTACAAGAAACGATTGAACAATGTCAGCAGGAAATGAAAGGTGTAGAAAAGCTATTAAAAGAGAATGGAGTGACTTTACCTCCAACTCCGCCTGAACGTCCAGAAGCTTGTTTAGATGATATTCCAGTAGGTGCACGTGTTCAAGATCCCGAAGTTGCTGCGGCTATTTCAATGGATATAGCTGCTGGTCTAGTGGCTTGTAGTCAACTGATTGGCCAATCTATTCGTGAAGATATTGCAGCAATGTTTGGTCAAATTCACATGCAAAAAGTAGCCCTTGGTGGAAAGTTTTTGCGACTTAATAAAGAAAAAGGCTGGTTAGTTCCACCACCTCTTCACAAGTCAAAAAACACGGATTGTTGATAATAAAATTCGTATAAAACGTGAAGATTTCACATTAAGTAAACCCTACAACATGCTATGAGAAGGAAATACTGATTCATTCCATATTAGTAGTTCCTTCTCATTATGAATAAAGAGCAATAAGTAGAGCAAACTAATTACACATAGAGTTTCTAAAAGAAAACCTACCTCTGATAAATCAGGTGGGTTTTTTAATACATAAGTTATTGATAACTTGAGCAAACTACTCAAGATGCAATAGAGCATTATCAATATAATAACTTCTATATTTCAACGACTAGGAAAACTACTGCACAGGAGCAGTAGTTTTTTCCGTTTTTATGTTGTATAGAATATAAAAAGTTAGTGAACATAATGTACGTTTATAAGCAGTGCCAAATTAATTCTGGAATACATAATAGCCTTTTAAGAGAACCTACTAACAATATACAAAAAGACAATTCGAGTATGATTAAGGAGATAAAACTAATTAAAAAATAAATTTGAAAAGCGTTTTTTGAGGGTTCTATTTATTTTAACTCTATCAGGTTTACCTTTTTTATTTAGAAAGCCCCCCCGTGAAAGACTCAATATTGACTTTTCTACTTAATGGGTACACCAACGGGATAGTTGACAGATTTGTTATTCCTCATAAGCTAATTAGATATCCAGTACGCTATTTTCGAAAAGAGTTTAAGATACATGTTTTATTTGGCTTCTTGCTATATCCAGCTGTCTCCGTTATCATTAACAAACTAACAAAAAACGATAAACCCTTAGTTATCATATATAAAATTATTTTATTTATCTTTCCAATGTTTTTGATCGAACTTTGGGCAGAAAGACAAATTTAATTAGATAGCGAAGACCTTGGAAATGGTATCATACTTTACTTATCCTCATAGTTAAATCAGTATTAAATAGGTTAATGATCGGAGCTATAAGAGTAGTAGACGAAAAAGTAGAAAAGAGTTCTTAATTCATGAAATTTTAATTAACCTTTGGTTTCTTTTCCTCCCTACGTAATAAAAACTAAGTTGAATATATTCCTATATCTTGAACAAGCGAGTCAAGACGCTGTGAAGCATCTAACCACCCCTTTATTAACATAATACTAATTTTCAGAAATAACATGTAAAGAAGCTTTTTATGGAAAAATAAAGAGCTTTTTCTTGTCAAAGAACTCTTCATTTTGATAAAGATTAGGTGTATATCAATGGATTGCATAAAATAAATAAACAAGACCATATTAAATATGGATGATAGGTATAAAAAGTATATTTTTTTCGAATCCATAGGAGATCGTAAATGAATAATTATAAAAATGACAATACTGCAAGACGCTATATTGCTTATGTCAGTATATTTGGAACGACTCAAATCCATTTAAGAAACCCCTATATTATCGCTTGGTGGTCAGCAGCTTTTCCAGGGTTTGGGCACCTACTACTGTCTAAATACCTTCGCGGCTTTGTGTTATTTATATGGGAGGTCGTCATAAATATTAAATCTCATGTAAATTCAGCTATGATTTATTCTTTTCAAGGAAACATTGATATGGCCAAAGACGTGCTTAATACAAGATGGCTTCTTATTTATATTCCCGTTTATATTTTTGCTATATGGGATAGTTACCGAACAACAGTTGATTTAAATAAAATATACGTGTTAGCTGAAAGAGAAAATCATCAGTTCAACTCCTTTAGTATAGGATCCATGGAAATAAACTACTTAGATAAACGGAATCCCATCTTGTCCGTTGTCTGGTCCTTGTTGATGCCAGGTCTAGGACAACTCTATATTCATCGGATCATTGGTGCTTTCTTTGTTATCATTTGGGCAGTCGTTTTCTTTTATTATTCTCATCTACTTGAGGGTATTTCTCTGCTATTTTTAGGAGAAATAAAACAGGCTACTTCGGTTTTAAATAAAGAATGGTTGTTATTTTTCCCTTCCCTATATGGTTTTGCTACCTTTGATTCCTATATGAATACCGTTGAGAATAATAAACTTGCTGAAAGAGAGCAGAAAAACTTCTTCGAGAAAACGTATCAATATCCAAGCTTTTGTATTGTGAAAGGAAAAAAGGTGGATTGAAAATATGCAAGTTTTTTCTACATTTGAATACTCCAGTTACATAGAACTAGCTGTTTCAGAGCTAGAAAAAAAAGGGATAAAGAAAGAAGGCATATTTATCGTTCCTCTTAATAATCGAACAGAAAATCGCCGGATTTTTGATAGCGTTCATCGAGCAGATGGAGTTTCTCTTATTGATTTAGGAATGGCTCTAGCCACAGCCTTTTCAGTCATTGGTGCAAGTATTGGTTTTAAACTAAGCTGGGGCCCTATTTATTGGGGTATCATTAGTGCTTTTGTTGGATTTATCCTAGGATTAGGAATTAAACTGTTTATGTTTACAGTCATTAAGAAAAAGCAACGGCTTCTACGTGGCAAACATTCGGAAGTCATACTCATTGTTGATTGTCATGCTGTGGACGCCGAAGTGGTTGAAAACATTCTTTGGAATAATCTTGCCTTAGGTGTTTCAAAAGTCAGATCTGATGGCTTATAAAAACAAGGCATAACCGTACAATATAATGGCGAGATATAGGATGAATTAATTACTATTCAGTATTAGAGACAACTTCCTTAACGTATTGGGGGAGTTTTTCTGTTTTTAAGCTGTATACGATATATAAATGTATTATTTAACATAATCACCGTTCTAAGAAACAACAAATAAAGAGCCTTAAATAATAAGGCTCTTTATTTGTTCTCTATTTACCTTTGTGCTTGGCATTTGCTTTTTAAAAATAAGGCCCAAGCACCATATTAATTACACTGCATCTGTCATTACATATAAATTGGATGGAATAATTTTATTTTCTAAAATTAAGTATGGATGACATTTCATTAAAGTAAGTTTAAGAGTTTCTGGTACTCTCTCTTCATCATAAGCGCATACTAAATATAATCCGCCTTTATTTACTAATTTGTCTGCTTCATTTTCAAACTCTTCTAAAATAGGTATAATGCCTTCTTGCTGTCCCCATTCTACATGAGCCCATATTTGAAAAGATATATTGTTTTTATAGAACGGCTCTAAATTTTTAGAAAGATGTTCGAAAATTATAGCAGGCTGAAAACTTCCACTTGAACAGTAATAATCAAAATTATTAATGGTATGTATATATGTTAATTGGTCTTTAGTTAGAATTCCCTCTAATTTTTTAAAAATTAACGGAATTAGTCTTTCACTTTCTATAACTAAAGTATGTCTCTCGTGTTCAATCCCCGAAACAATATAAGACACAAGATTGTCTAAGTAACTTCTCATATCGTCAATATTATAGTAAATATGAACGCTTTCATTATTCTGTATTAATTGAGCAAACTGATTTTTCAAGTGTGTACGCTCCCTTATATAAAATCAACCTAAATTTTAAGACGCTTAAAATAGTAAATTGTCTATCCGTTAGAACAATTCTACGCTTTGAATTCTTGTCTGTCAAAACTATAGGTTTTCCCTTTTGTTTTGGGGTGTAAGGCTGTTTTTTAGAATAGTGTATCTATATTGCAAACGAGATAACGTTTGAGAAAGTTGCTCTGGCGGCTCGTCCGGTACACTAGTTGGACCACCAAGCTAATTATATGATTACCAAAGAATACTATACCCGTTCTCAAATAAGATTAAAACCCCAACAAGAAATGATTACAGAATTAAGTTCACTTATCAGTTCATTCTGTAAAACATACTAAGCTATAAATATAAGAACAAGTAGATTACACTTTTAAACACTATACTCGTACACCAAAGATTCATCAATCATAAGGTGAATCTTTTCTGTTTTTAATTTTTATAGCCTATGCAAAACTAGTTACCATAAAACATGCTAGCGGTAGAAAAAAGATCCTGAAAATCTAAGGAAGTTGGATTTTCAGGATCTTCAGATAAAAAGCTATTATTATTCTTTTAATGTTATAGGTACACAAATATCACAATAATCAATCTCATCATCTTCACCATAATATCGTTCAAAGATTGGCTTCGAATCAACTTGATAATCCTGTTCTAACAAGTCAGGCATCAATATTTACTACAATGAAAAAGTTATCATTATTTAAAAAGATAATCACATAAAATTTATAAATTTTACCATTTATTAAATATAATTTATACAAACGAAGTTAACATAAAGCGTGTTATAGGTAGCAAGTATCCATTATACTTCGACAAAATAGGATTTATATAATTCTGTTAATGTTATAGATATTTGTAAAACTATTCATAATTACTTCACATAAAAAAAACTGTTACTAGCATCTTATCAACTACAATACTGAGTAACAGATTTTTCACACAAGACATGTTTCTTTATAGATAAGATAACTTTTTTCTCATCTTTTTTTTGTTTCTCAAAACTTTTTTGTTTCTCTAGGAAAACATAAATTTTCTGGTCGAAATATTTTAAGTCTATAATACTTTTTAATACACTGATATTCACATTTAATATTAAGAATGAGAACAAGTATTAAGATGATAAGCTTCTCATCTAGAGTACCTTTCTCCAATGTTAGGTTAACATTTACTTCCTCCCCTGGCGAAAGTTCAAAAATAGGGGTCTCTTTTAATAAATAGATATCTCTAATTGCCACTTATTTCACCCCTCTACTTGTACTGTTGCTTTCACCCTATAGGTTCCAGAGATTATATCTCCAAATTAATACAAGCCGGCTGCATTTGTTTTTGTGATGTCTATAATTTGTTCAGTTCCATTTGAAACAGAATACAATGCAACAATAGCGTTATTAATCGGTGAATTGTTACTACTATATTTAATATAAAAGAATAAAATAAAAGGACTAGAACCAACTATTAAAGAATTCCTTAAATTTCTATACCACAATTTAAAACCTTCTTAGAGAAAAAACTCCTGAACAAGTATCAGGAGTTTTTTTTTATAATTTGCATTCCCTTGCCTTTGAATGTTGAGTCGATAATCTCTACTCATACAAAATAGATATTAACGAACTTTCTCTTCACGATCATCTCTTCTTTTAAGACCAAAAAGACCAGCTAGTCCTAATAATCCAAGCAATTCCCAAGGTGAATCATTGTCATCATCCACATCAGTTGCTGTAGTGACATTTCGAGTATTTACGTCATCATTATAATTTGTTCTATCTACGTTATTATTTTCAGCATTAACAGGTAAGATGAAAGTCATCATAGCTAAAGCCAACGTACATAATAAAACAGACCATTTTTTCTGCATACTTTCCCCTCCTTTCCTTTCGTTAATAGATAAAGTTCCCAAGG is a window of Priestia aryabhattai DNA encoding:
- a CDS encoding alpha/beta-type small acid-soluble spore protein; translated protein: MSNNSGNNNDLLVRGAEQAIDQMKYEIASEFGVNLGAEATARANGSVGGEITKRLVATAQQQLAGGFSGQSGTSR
- a CDS encoding alpha/beta-type small acid-soluble spore protein, which encodes MANNKSSNNNELLVYGAEQAIDQMKYEIASEFGVNLGADTTARANGSVGGEITKRLVQMAEQQLGGGRF
- a CDS encoding MEDS domain-containing protein — protein: MKNQFAQLIQNNESVHIYYNIDDMRSYLDNLVSYIVSGIEHERHTLVIESERLIPLIFKKLEGILTKDQLTYIHTINNFDYYCSSGSFQPAIIFEHLSKNLEPFYKNNISFQIWAHVEWGQQEGIIPILEEFENEADKLVNKGGLYLVCAYDEERVPETLKLTLMKCHPYLILENKIIPSNLYVMTDAV
- a CDS encoding DUF3231 family protein; the encoded protein is MGILSGNPTDEPMHYGEVFGTWSFLSASKGLVAGYQTFLNHVGDKDLHKLVQETIEQCQQEMKGVEKLLKENGVTLPPTPPERPEACLDDIPVGARVQDPEVAAAISMDIAAGLVACSQLIGQSIREDIAAMFGQIHMQKVALGGKFLRLNKEKGWLVPPPLHKSKNTDC
- a CDS encoding WGxxGxxG family protein, with amino-acid sequence MQKKWSVLLCTLALAMMTFILPVNAENNNVDRTNYNDDVNTRNVTTATDVDDDNDSPWELLGLLGLAGLFGLKRRDDREEKVR
- a CDS encoding CBO0543 family protein; translation: MKDSILTFLLNGYTNGIVDRFVIPHKLIRYPVRYFRKEFKIHVLFGFLLYPAVSVIINKLTKNDKPLVIIYKIILFIFPMFLIELWAERQI